Proteins encoded together in one Carya illinoinensis cultivar Pawnee chromosome 3, C.illinoinensisPawnee_v1, whole genome shotgun sequence window:
- the LOC122305665 gene encoding auxin-responsive protein SAUR76-like, whose translation MAKVGKLTKLKSVLKKWNSFSKQAASRPNISSISSVVDNDSSSAISSDLHPVYVGKSRRRYLVGSDVVDHPLFRELVERSASGDSEDTVNVACEVVLFEHLLWMLENADPQPESLDELVEFYAC comes from the coding sequence ATGGCCAAAGTTGGCAAGCTAACCAAGCTCAAGTCAGTTCTCAAGAAATGGAATTCTTTCAGCAAGCAAGCTGCTAGCCGTCCCAACATTAGCTCCATCTCCTCTGTTGTGGACAATGATTCCTCCAGTGCCATCTCCAGTGACCTCCACCCAGTCTACGTCGGAAAGTCACGCCGGCGCTACCTCGTCGGCTCCGACGTGGTTGACCACCCGCTCTTCAGGGAGCTCGTGGAAAGGTCAGCCTCCGGCGACTCGGAAGACACCGTCAACGTGGCTTGCGAGGTGGTCTTGTTTGAGCACTTGCTCTGGATGCTCGAGAATGCCGATCCACAGCCCGAGTCACTGGACGAACTCGTAGAGTTCTATGCTTGCTGA